The region TTCTGGTTTGTCATTTAAGAGTATGATCATTAATAAAGCAAATATCTTAGTATCTAGACCTTGAACACGGGTCAGTCTATTGCAGAGCAATGGATAATTGCTGGGAGTCGTGGAATCAGGGTTCTAGCCATGCATGTAGAGACTGGTCCCAATTTGCATGGTACAGGGAAAGTCAAGGTTCTCCAGCTTCTGTTTTGTCATTTCTAGAATAAGGAAGTAGACTAGcttatctttattatttgtcTCAATTTTACTATTCCTCATGCAATGAGGGGGAATTGACCAGCAGGACTCCCCGAGTTGGGACACACACAACAGATTTACTGAGACAGAAACACAAACAAATATTAAGGTACGATTTGCAATGAATAATAAAGGCATAAATGTAAAGTGTCAAGGGTGTCATTCGTCCTGTCACATTGTgaacatatgcaaaaattaatttgtttagGAATTTCTCATTTTCCTACTAATTGTAGGACTGACATAATCAGTTATTGTACTATGCTGGGTTATACTTTTAATGAGCTTACAGTGTTCAAGGACAATTGAAAGTATTATGGAaggatttcatttaaaataacccCAATCCCTTGATCTCATATTTTCATGTGTAAATATTAAGATTACAATTGAGAACTActgaaaattaattcaaaattgtattgttttacttaaaaaaatttttagaatttagaatgattatcatattttaaaaagatattaggCATTTAGCACATCTTGCataaaaaatacacacagaaatcccgaaagagatattttatttcaccTTTCAGTCTTGGTAAGAAGTCATTAACAGAGTGTCTCATATCATCACTTTccttaatatttttgtttcaggACTGATTGAGATTCTGACAAACAGAAAGCATGATACgggcagagagaaataaaagtgggGCCACATTCACTCTCTTGGGCTTCTCAGATTACCCAGAACTGCAGGTCCCCCTCTTCTTGGTATTTCTGGCCATCTACAGTGTCACTGTGGTCGGGAACATTGGGATGATAGTAATAATCAAAATGAACCCTAAACTGCACACTCCTATGTATTTTTTCCTCAGCCacctgtcatttgtggatttctgCTTTTCCTCCATAGTTGCTCCCAAGACCATGGTGAACCTAGTGGTCAAAGACAGAACCATTTCATTTGTAGGCTGTATGacacagttctttttcttttgcacGTTTGTGGTGACTGAATCTTTTCTGTTAGCTGTGATGGCCTACGACCGCTTCATGGCCATTTGCAACCCTCTGCTCTACACGGTCGCCATGTCCCAGAAGCTCTGCGCCACGCTGGTGATTGTATCTTATGCCTGGGGAGTGGCCTGCTCCTTGATACTCACCTGTTCTGTTACCAAATTATCGTTTTGGGGTTTCAACACGCTCAATCACTTCTTCTGTGAGTTCTCCTCACTGCTCTCCCTCTCTTGCTCTGACACATATCTCAACCAGTTGCTGCTTTTCATTTTTGCCACCTTCAGTGAAGTCAGCACACTATTCTTCATTCTCACGTCTTACGTTTTCATTGTTGTCACCATCCTCAAGATGCGTTCGGCCAGTGGTCGCCGCaaagccttctccacctgtgcCTCCCACCTGACGGCCATCACCATCTTCCACGGCACCATCCTCTTCCTCTACTGTGTGCCCAACTCCAAAACCTCCAGGCACACAGTCAAAGTGGCGTCAGTGTTTTACACCGTGGTCATCCCCATGTTGAATCCCCTGATCTACAGCCTGAGAAATAAGGATGTCAAGGATACAGTCAGCAAGATCATGGACTCTAAAGTCTTTTCTTACTGAATACGTTATCTAGTAGACCTTGTCCTTGGTATGTAAATAAAGCGTGTCtgtaaatgttgatttttttaaagatagcttTAAAATTAATAAGAGTTAGTGTTGTGAAATGGAAAGAACATGGATTTTGGCTCAAGGAGACTAAACTTGACTCTGTCTTTTATTTACTGGAGAAAAACCTCATCAATCTCTCAAATCTTTAatttttcatctacaaaattgagACTTCTAAGCTAATctgattttaaagattaaaacacaACATAGATGTCATGTGAAATACATTTATAATCTTGAGAAAtattaatttcattcttcttttttaccTGAAGTAGACTAGGTTGTCCATAAACACATGCATTTCTCTTATAAAAGTACAAATAGTAGTTAAGAGAAGACATAGTCTCCATCCTTCAAGGAATGAAAAATTTATGTTGACAGTAGGACCAAGGTAGTGTTGTATTAGGTAGAAAATGGTAAGTATCCCAGAGGGcttgagagaaagaaaagttcAAATCCACTTAGGGACTTAGGAGAGATGCCTTCATCACATAGGTATTGTGTATACCTGTCCCTGGATGAAGGAGTGGACAGAGTTTTAGGAGACACATTTCAATAAGGGAGGAATTTTATTCAGGAGACTAAAACATAACAACAAGGAGGTCAAAATGTAGTACTGATTCCgtccaacaatttttttttcattgtgtaaGTACTGCCTagagtgtatgtatatgtgtatatgtgtatgtgtgtatgtttgagtgtttgtgtgtgtggtattGTGTGTACAGGTTACTTGACATCAATGGAGAGTTGATAGACATGATCTATATTCCGAATGTGTTTTCAAAGGAGCTCCAGTGTCACAGTGCGACAAGCTATGACAGGTTCCGTCAGTGGCTTCAAAATGGTAGCATGGATCTCAGAAAATCCCACCTGCAAAGATGAAGTGTGATGAGTGCCGGCCCAGCCTGCATTCCGTGctatttttctgccttttacCATCAACCCTTTGTGATGTTTTTCTGACCATAACGTCTGAATCCTTCTCAACTACACTCCTCCCTTTAAAACAAAGTTGCCCTAAGTGTTGAATGCTGATTGCCTATGCGaccatattaaaaacaaagtgaaGTCTAGGTAGTCATTAGCATCAGCACCTATTTAATCTGGCAAATTAGAAATACCAGCTTTCTCCAATATTAATGACCCATTTTGCTCAAATAACTTATACACTCTTCACCTCCTCTCTAGTCAATGTATCTTGatacattcttcccatttctACTTTTTGACAGATGAAAATACTGAGAATTTTTCATCATAATGAAAGTAAAGGAGAATAGAAACTGTCAGAAATTGTGCTGTAACTGTAATGACACACAGATCTTCAAGCCAGTTTCTCGCAATAATCTTTCATTACTTTTTTAAGTCAGGCATTAAGGAAGATTAGATTGCCTTCCAATTTTACTGAAGGCCAAAGTTTTGAAGATTGtatcttttaaaagaatttgttACCCGATGTGTCAGATTGCTTTGGCAGAAGTCTGGTGGGACTTCGGATCCTACGACCTCCGGGAAGGAGTTTTGAGGATAAGCCAGGCAAAGTTTATAAGACATATTCATGTATTTCATAATGTGTGATCTCTGGTTCACAAAACAGTGTTTGGATGCAGGTGCAATGCTCTGCAATTCATCATGAACTCTGGAAGGACTTAAAACATGTACCAAGTCAGAATAGGTTTTTCCTCTGTTTATATCACACCAAAGTCATTCACTGAGTCCCCAGATGACGTTGTTTTGTTTGTATCTTGTTGATATCCCAAAGGGGTTATTGATTGGTTTTGGAAGCAAGGGATATGAGCTCCAGGGATGCACACACATAAAATCATGGAGCCCATCACGTTTTCCATCATAGCATCTTCAAGAACAGAGGAAGCAATGTCTACCCCACAGGTCAGTTGGCTGGACTACACTCTGGTTTGGGGAGATTGGACTGAATATTTCCTGGGATGTGGAAGCTTGTTTGTTGTTTCTCATGGGAGTAGTTTATTATAGCCACGTAGAAGAGAAGGAGGAACTGTAAAGGAAGACAGTGGTAttaggtatatttttaaaagtctgtttttAGCCATCTCTTAGAGAGTGTTTTAAGAAATGCCGTGTTTGGGGTACCCCTATAAAAGCAGTTTCCCTTTGTGTATTGAGAAAATATCTCAGTGAGAAACCAAACAATTTCATCTGCAGAAACAAATATCTTCTAACAGCTAGTAGTGTAGGAGGGGAAAGAGTGtaacaaatcagaaaaaaatgcttgatttctcttccctcccctacTTCTCCCCTCTCACATGGACTCCATCCGTGGAACCTGGTCAAGACAGGATGGAGCTTCTCCTGACAGTCACTCTGACGCTGAGTGGTAGTGAGGGGTCCTCACAGACACATGAACCACCCCTGAAGCAGAACGGAGAGGACTTACTTTGACCTTGTGCCAAAGGGACTTTGTGATGTCCCTCCATGGCGGATTTCTCAGtcttggcactattgacatttcgGGCCAGACCACATTTTGGTATTTGCGTTGTTGTGAGTACGTGTGCAGAGTTGAGGTGGCGGGTGGGGAGCGGGTGACGCTGTGACGTGCCTTGTTCAGGGCTTAGCAGCAGCATCCCTCGTCTCTATGCACCAGATGTCAGTTGCACCCCTCTGTATTGTCAGAACCAGCAGtgcctccagacattgccacatgTCCCGTGGGGATCACAGTTACTCTTGGTTAAAAACCACTTCTCTGTAAGTGAGCAGCAGCCTGATTTTTCGTCTTTAGACTTAAAAACAGGAATAGGCTTTCAaagttttgtattattttgtacTCAGAAAAAGACAACTGACTTTTACTGGCCTTTGAAGGGAATAGAAACACATCATCAAAATAATGATTTGTTTTTAAGCTGAAATTTCTTAATTCACGTATCCTTTACCTCTTTGAAATCATTTGAAGAATGAGGCAAATATCTGGTTGTGTTGGGTTTTAGTCCAGATTTTCTTTCCTCCAGAAATAACCAACTTATGTCTCTTAATCATTTTATAGTTACCAAGGGTCAGGAGAGAGAATAAATGAGCATGTTTTTACCTTCTGTAGGCATTTTCTACATGTCAAAGGTTTTGTGTGTATCCCtcctttatttaaagaaaaaaaatcaatcacacCACCCCATAACACTTATGTTTTGTGAGAAttgctttttttaagttattggtataaaatatttatgtttcatggatgttgtgaggattaaacataCACTGTAACTTATGTATACATATCCAATATTCTATCTTAGCAATctggatttctgtttttttttttagcttgccATTTTATCATAGTCATTTTACAGGTCATTAAAAGTTCTTCAAAATGCTGCATAATTTGCTTTTTCAAAGGTCAAattaatacttttattattttatcaacATACATGAGAagttttttattatatatgtatgccATAACTTTAACTATTTCCCTGTGGTTTGACACTTTATTTTGAAGGTTTGCtgtcataaataatgctgcaatgtaACAGCAAGCATTCCTATTAATTACATATCCACAATTTTGATTAGTTCCTCAAATAGATTTAAAAGGATGAATTAATTTGTCAAATAGGTCTTTATAAGGCTTCAAAGTCACAGAAAGTTTAGATCTGAGTAACAGTTTCCTGAACAATGACCAACATTGTACAGCATAATTAACAAAATCATTAtactaattttatagaaaaaatgCTAATATAGAGCATAAAACCTACCTTCTCAATCTGAAGTATACTGATAAAAATGAACACTTACAGGTTAACAATTGTAAATAAGCATAAAAATTCACTTCAATtcggcagagaaaaaaaaaaatttcttatgtagtattttaaacaattatttcctGGGACTCCAAAATTTCTGTAACTGATTAGAGTCTGCTagtaaaaaggaatttaaaattaattttaaattaaattaaattaattaattaatcaataaattaattaaacttaattaattaaaattaattaaattttaaaattaattaaattttaaaattaaaattaattttaaaaactatggcTAATTAAATTTGATGTCTTTCTTCTGATTCAATTCCAAGCTCTAAATTATGTAAAACTAGTTTAAGGAGTCACATGGGCTCTAATGAGGGTGAATGCTTTTGTAGGACCTGAGAATTAAACTGTAAGCTCTATGAATTTGTGTGCCAGCAACATCTTATttctttgctgaaaaaaaaatgaactattcCACTTATTCTCATATCTTCTTTAGGAGAGAGTCACAACTGGATTTAGGATGATATAATGGAGaataactattaatattttttccAGCCCTGATAAAGTGCAGACATGGGGAAGGAAAACTGCACCACTGTGACCAAGTTCATTCTCCTCGGGTTCTCTGATGCCCCTGACTTGAGAGTCTTCCTCTTCCTGGTGTTTCTTGTCATCTACGGAGTCACGGTTTGGGGCAACCTGGGCATGATTGCGCTGATTCATGTCAGCCCTCggctccacacccccatgtactttttcctcagcCACTTGTCCTTTGTGGATTTCTGTTACTCCACCGTCATTGTGCCAAAGATGCTAGACAGTATCTTCAAGGAAGACAAAACCATTTCCTTCCTGGGATGTGCTGTGCAATTCTACTTGTTTTGCACGTGTGGGGTAATCGAGGTCATCCTGCTGGCtgtgatggcctatgaccgctttGTGGCCATCTGTGACCCTCTGCTGTACATGGTGACCATGTCCCGAAGCCTCTGTGTGGAGCTGGTGTCTTGCTGCTACCTCTGTGGGACTGTGTGTTCTCTGATTCACTTGGGTTTAGCTCTTAAGGTCCCATCCTACAGATCAAATGTGATTAACCACTTCTTCTGTGATCTACCCCCGCTTTTATCTCTTGCCTGCTCTGATGTCACTGTGAATCAATTGCTGCTATACGTTGTGGCCACTTTCAATGAGATCATCACCATCGTGATCATCCTCACCTCCTACTTGTTTATTCTCATCACCATCCTGAGGATGCCCTCTGCAGAGGGCAGGTCCAAAGCCTTTTCCACCTGTGTCTCCCACCTCGCAGCCATCATTGTCTTGCAGGGAACAATCCTTTTCATTTATTGCTGCCCCGGTCTggcagcagtagggatgctgacAAAGTGGCCACGGTGTTCTACACTGTGGTGATTCCCATGCTGAACCCCCTGATCTATAGTCTGAGGAATAAGGACATGAAGGAAGCCCTCAGAAAAGTGGTGAACTCCACAATACTTTCCTAGAGAACAGTTTTCTAGCAGAACTCAGAGCCCCAAAGTGGAGGCTGGTGGAAGGGTGAACTGATGGGCTGCACTGTTGGAAAGGGGAGAACAGCTAAGAAGTTAATAGTTACGAGTGAGGTTTTTTTTGGCTTGCTTATCTTTGCTTCCTCAATTTACAAGTTTAGGATTGAATATATCTCAAAATGTGCAATCTAATACTTTCCTTTTATTCAATCTAAAATGTTTTAAGTAGAACCGGTTAGTGTATTATGAAAGCACACCTGTTTAATTTGCTGTAAAACCTTCATGAGCTTAATGAAGAATTTGcaagaatcacattttttttAGTATCCATTGTGGGGACAGTGACTCATTTCAAAGCTGAATATCTgttattttacaatgaaaaacacacctTTACCAGTTTATACACAGAATGAGATTTCctctttattgtttatttcttggttcctttattgtctgttttccaaattttattcatttatattattacttagtggaggtgctggggatcgaacctgggaccttgtgcatgcctcTACTGCTGACCTGTACCCAtcctacttttattattttttgtcatcATTGTAGTCTCCAGTGTTTTTAGAACTTCATATATTATCACATCTGAAAAATAGAgacattaataataattatttcacAGAAATTTTAGGAAAATTAAATAGCAGGTCATGTGCAAGTAGCTTGGAATAATCCTGGTACATAATTAGTCCtctatctctgtgtgtgtgtatgtgtgtatgttgtgtgtatgtgtgtatttgtgtgtctgtgtgcatgtgtgtgcatacagGTGTATCCTGTTTCTTGATCTCCATGTcccgtctctgaattctttctgccatGGCACAGGAACCTAGTCTCCCTGGTAACAGATACAATTCAAACTTTGTGACGTTTGTAAACCAAATGCAACAGACTGTGGTGGTCACCCTTTAAGATCTACCTAAGTAAAATTccatggaattcatgtaaatggaTCTAATCATTTCTCTACAATTTCTGAAATAACAATTCTTATATTTCCCTTGGCTGCTTTCAGTCTTAGTAACTAAGATAGTGACTGATCAGGACTCTGCAGGGCCTTCCCAGGGGAGACCCCCTCCTTCATACTCTCTGCTTTATGTTCTCTCTGGAACTCCAGGGTAATAGTGTCagatgcacatttcctgagtcATTTTACACATGTGAAAATCCCCCACCAAATGGCGGATGTTAACTACTTCATAACCACAAGCACATGGCCCCTTGGAGCCTACAGGTTGATGATATTAACCCCCATGACACAGCCCGGTtaacctcaccatcaaccaatcagagaatcgTGCACAAGCAGATCACATGGCCTGGGACACTGGTTCCCTCCCCcggcttttaaaaatgcttttctgaaaccctttggggagttCAGGGTTTTAAGCATGAGTCACCCTTTCTCCTTGTACAGGGATCTTAAAATGCAATAAATGCTGCACCCTTCTTCACCACAACCCTCTCAGTAGGTTGGCTTCACTGCACGTGGGCAATCAGGCTCAAGTTTTTTTCCATAACTAAGATGATACTTTTCTGGGCAGCTTGTTCCAAAAGGAATTTTTGGCATCAAAAATGAATTATCTTTGCAGTTGGTGACTTTGGTGATGAGATAGAATGGAAAAGGTAATTCAGAATTTCCGAAGTGGGTGAGGGAGAGGCGTACATTACTACCATGGAGATGCAGATAAAGTGTTAAACTCTTTCTGCGCTTTCCATCTTGAtcaaataaaatgatatattCCAAGCACATAAATCAGCAAGGAAACGTGATAACCACATCCCACTGTGGCTCaagcaataattaaaaaaaaagatgattcacATAAATTATGACTTTCAAAGAAGAATGACTTTGATCTGGAGGAGGTAGAAAAAGTCTAATGGAAGGGCTCATGCCTCAGCAGTGTTTTGTGAGTAGACAAAACAAGTGGTAAACTGAGGGTGCCTAGGCTGATGAGATCTTGCATCAATGTGCAGATCTGTGAGGTAGCATATATCCATTAACAGAAAGAGATGTAAATACAGATATACATATGGAAACAGTGATATTTAGAGGCTGAAAGTTGTACAGAAAGTGGAGGTAGATAAGTCCAGCAGAGAAAGCCTTGGAGGATATTTTTAGAAAGTGGGTAATGCACCTGTCAGTGTCTGTGACTCATTCACATTTACAACCTGACTTGGTCATTGTAgctttcatgtatttattttaatttagtttataCGTATTTAacgtatttatttttgtaatgggGGATACATTCCCATGATCTACTTCTTTTTCCTCTGCCCTGTGATGAATACCTAATACATATATACTTCTAGACATATcttatacatattcaaacatGTATCTAAAGGAAGGCTGATTTACCGTGTAAAGACTTATTTTAGTGACAGTGTAGCAGATATAAGAGGGTGAATCTATAGACTTAAAGGCCATTTGGGAGCTTACAGAACAGTGCAAgtgtaaaataacaaaaaaatatgaTCTAAAGAAATGTCAGTGATGATAGAGAAGACAGAACGAATAGTTTTGTGGAAATGTGATGTTTCAGGGGCTACAGAGCCCTGGATGAAAGCTTTATAATAAAGTGGATGTAAAGATGAGATCATGCTATGAACAGTATATAATATATTTGCTTATCAGGTATCCAGAATGTTTGCAATAATTTTAGAAACTCTAATATACCAGTTCTAGCCAGATGTAGCTACTTCTGGGGACCAAATTCGCCTTTGCGGTCCTATCATCGACATACATGATGAGATGCTTTGCCAGTAACACCCGTGGTGGGACCATGACAAAGTAGCTGAGGTCCTGAGGGCAGGATCTTCCCACTCTTCAGTGTGGTTAGTGTAACCAGGAGCAGTTATGCCTTACAGAGGTCAAGAGCATAGTAGAAACTTAAGAAATagttgttaaaaaagaaattctgcatgatctcacttgtatgtgCAATCTAAAACAGTCAGACTCTTaggaacagaaagcagaatggtggttgtcagggctgggaggagggggaatggAGAGACATTGGTCAAGGGGTAGAAAGTTGCAGTTACACAGAATGAATAAATTCTGAACATCAATGTACAACAGTGTCACTATAACAACACTGTATTGGGTTCGTGAAACTTGCTAAGAGGGTAGAACTTAAGGGTCCtcatcagaaaacaaaaacaaatgaaaataaaaaggtaacatgtgaagtgatggatgttaaGTAGCTTGACTGTAGTGATTAtgtcacaatgtatatgtatatcagaaCATCAAATTGTATGCcttaaatacatataatttttatttgccaattatacctcaataaatctaaaaaacaatTCAGACAGAATAAACAATATACCAAAAAATTCTGCTGTGTAATAAAGATGATTTCTGCCCTGACTTGCATTATACAAAATATGTTGGTGTCTATGGTAATGATCACGGAGCATGGAGAGAAGGAGGCATTTGAACTTTTATTAATGTTCATATAAAATGTTTCTAAGGTTGCTGTTTGCATTCATTCAGATTTTCCAAGAAAACTGAATTCTATCAGAGAACAATCATTAATTTTAATTGCTTGTTTTGAGGCCTTTGAAGAAGGCAGGCAATTTTCTCTAGGGTCCTGAAGTCAGTGGGAGTGGAAACAGGCATAAATACGAATTCAGCCTCTCCCTCAAACCAGCGAGCCCTCCAGAGGCCAGAGGGGGGCTGCCTTTTCCACCAGCAGGTTTGTTATTTTTGTCTGAGAAAATATACATGTTCTTTAGCGTGTAAGCTATCTAGAAGATACCTTGGGCTCAGTCATTGTGTCATGAGAAAAATCACTTCGGGCAAATTTTGAGCCACTGCAAACATTGTCTTTAGAAGAGGAAGCCCACACTTTCTACAGTTTTGTAGAAAGGGCCTGACTTAGCTAAGCTCCTTCATGGCTGTGTCCTGAACAAgtgtttcctgggggtgggggcagaaggaCCCTAAGAGTTCTCAGGTGTATGTC is a window of Vicugna pacos chromosome 10, VicPac4, whole genome shotgun sequence DNA encoding:
- the LOC102542907 gene encoding LOW QUALITY PROTEIN: olfactory receptor 5L2-like (The sequence of the model RefSeq protein was modified relative to this genomic sequence to represent the inferred CDS: inserted 1 base in 1 codon) — protein: MGKENCTTVTKFILLGFSDAPDLRVFLFLVFLVIYGVTVWGNLGMIALIHVSPRLHTPMYFFLSHLSFVDFCYSTVIVPKMLDSIFKEDKTISFLGCAVQFYLFCTCGVIEVILLAVMAYDRFVAICDPLLYMVTMSRSLCVELVSCCYLCGTVCSLIHLGLALKVPSYRSNVINHFFCDLPPLLSLACSDVTVNQLLLYVVATFNEIITIVIILTSYLFILITILRMPSAEGRSKAFSTCVSHLAAIIVLQGTILFIYCXPRSGSSRDADKVATVFYTVVIPMLNPLIYSLRNKDMKEALRKVVNSTILS
- the LOC102540272 gene encoding olfactory receptor 5D18 — encoded protein: MIRAERNKSGATFTLLGFSDYPELQVPLFLVFLAIYSVTVVGNIGMIVIIKMNPKLHTPMYFFLSHLSFVDFCFSSIVAPKTMVNLVVKDRTISFVGCMTQFFFFCTFVVTESFLLAVMAYDRFMAICNPLLYTVAMSQKLCATLVIVSYAWGVACSLILTCSVTKLSFWGFNTLNHFFCEFSSLLSLSCSDTYLNQLLLFIFATFSEVSTLFFILTSYVFIVVTILKMRSASGRRKAFSTCASHLTAITIFHGTILFLYCVPNSKTSRHTVKVASVFYTVVIPMLNPLIYSLRNKDVKDTVSKIMDSKVFSY